Within Chloracidobacterium sp., the genomic segment TTACGCCTGCGGCGATCATCGAGACACTCGATCTGCGTCGCCCGATCTATAAACAAACCGCTCGTTTTGGACATTTTGGCCGAAAGAACGACGAATTTACTTGGGAAGTTACGGACAAGGCTGCTGCATTGAGAACCGCGGCAGATAATCATAGAGGTATCGGTACAAATGGCTAATCCTGGAACATCAATGGAATACGACATCAAAGACATAAACCTTGCACCGCAAGGCAAACAGCGAATTGAGTGGGCCGACCGCGAAATGCCGGTGCTCCGGCTCATACGCGAGCGTTTTGAGGCTGAAAAGCCGTTGGTCGGCGTTAAGCTCATCGCTTGTGCCCACATCACAACAGAAACAGCGAATCTTGCTCGTACACTTCAGGCCGGCGGTGCCGAGTCACTCTTGATCGCGTCGAACCCGCTTTCGACCCAGGATGACGTCGCTGCTTCCCTCGTAGCCGATTGGGGCATTCCCGTGATGGCTCATAAGGGTGAATCTACGGAAACGTATGTCCGCCACGTCAAAGCCGCTCTCGACACCAATCCGAATCTTATTATCGATGACGGTTCGGATGTCGTCGCGACAATGATCAAAGAAAAGCCGGAGCTTATCGCTACCTTGATCGGAACGACTGAAGAAACAACCACCGGGATCGTCCGCCTTCAGGCGATGGTCAAGGCCGGCGTACTCACGTTCCCTTCGATCGCGGTAAACGACGCACAGACGAAGCACTTTTTTGACAACCGTTACGGCACCGGACAATCGACGCTTGACGGCATCATCCGTGCGACCAATATCCTGCTCGCAGGTAAAACGCTCGTCGTGGTCGGCTATGGTTGGTGCGGAAAGGGCGTCGCGATGCGTGCCCGTGGAATGGGTGCCAACGTGGTCGTCACCGAGATCGACCCGATCAAAGCGATCGAGGCGGTTATGGATGGAATGCGTGTGCTGCCGATGAACGATGCGGCAAAGGTTGGCGATTTCTTCGTCACCGTAACGGGCAACCGTCACGTTATCGATAAAGAGCACTTTGAGGTGATGAAGGACGGAGCGATCGTTTGCAACAGCGGTCACTTTGATCTCGAACTCAATCTGGATGCACTTCGTGAAATGTCGGCTGAAGCAGTCAAACGTCGCCCGTTTGTCGAAGAATACATAACCCACAAGGGCCGCAGCGTGATCGTGCTTGGCGAAGGCCGACTGATCAATCTGGCCGCCGCCGAAGGCCATCCTGCTTCGGTAATGGATATGTCATTTGCTAACCAGGCTCTGTCTGCCGAATTCTTGGTGAAGAATCACGGTAAGCTTGCCGCCGGCGTACACATTCTACCTAAGGAAGTCGATCAGGAGATCGCATCGCTCAAGCTACGTGCAATGGGCGTATCGATCGACGAATTGACACCTGAAATGCTCGAATATATGGGTAGCTGGGAGTCCGGAACCTAGTCCCCAATTCCCTTCTCGATCAATATAAGAAGCCCGGCGATCGCCGGGCTTCTTATTTGTTCGGCCGAATTTTATGCATCCTACGTGCGGACCTTTGAAACTAAATAAACGCCAAGCATCGAAAATATCACGATCGGGCTCCAAATAGCCGAGACCGGCCCCAACACACCGTTCATCCCCATCTGCTCAAAGACGTTTGTCACGCCCGTGTAAACGAGCCAGAGGCCGACAGCGTACCCAACGGTTATCACCTTGCCCTTTCGACTGAGCGACAGCGAAAACGGGGCTGTGAACAACGCGATAACAAATGGTAACAGCAACAATGAATGACGCTTTTGTAGAGCGACTGCAAAACTGCGTGATTCGACATCAGAATCGCTCGTCTTCACGCGTTCTGAGATCTCCGCCGAGGTCATATGACTGGGCTTAGCGATAATTTCGATGAACGGATTTTGCACTTCTGCCAAAGCCATTTCGCTCAGGTCCTGTTTCGTTACTCGGCCATCGATAATATCCAAGCGTTCGACCTTACCGAAAAGCCGAACGTTTCCACTTGAATATTTCCCCTTTTGGGCGTGGTACACGGTTTGCAATTTGGTTTGGTCACCCACAAACTCGTAAACTACCACGTCCGACGCACAACGATCCGAGCATTGGGCATCACTCTCCTCGTTATCAGACGCAAAGATGAGTGATCCTATCGTCGTCGGCCCCGGATATGCTGCGGCCAACCAGGTCCCGGCACCCTGTCCTTGAGATCCGCTACCTGCCGTTACGTTATCAGACGCTGCCCGGTCACTAACGGGGCCGGATAGGCACTGCTTCCCCGCCTTAGCATTGATTCCACCATCACCTGTTCCGTTATCAGACGCAACGTGGAGCGGCGACTCGTCAACAGAATAACTTTGCCCTGTTGCGGGTGACGTCATTTCGAATGAATATATCCGATTGCCGTTTGCCACCCAATATCTTCCACCCGCCGCCGACTGCAACGGCCCTTTTCTGATCTGGTTTCGAATCGAATCTTGGATCTGATTCGAAACCGGTGCGATCCGTTCCTGGATCACCCAGTTTAGTCCGCCCACCAGGAGCATCAACAAAAAGCACGGAACCAATAATCGATATGCGCTTTTGCCCGCGGAGATCCACGTCACGATCTCGTTTTGTCGAGATTTGATCACGTATGTCGCCAATATTGCGACCA encodes:
- a CDS encoding adenosylhomocysteinase, translated to MANPGTSMEYDIKDINLAPQGKQRIEWADREMPVLRLIRERFEAEKPLVGVKLIACAHITTETANLARTLQAGGAESLLIASNPLSTQDDVAASLVADWGIPVMAHKGESTETYVRHVKAALDTNPNLIIDDGSDVVATMIKEKPELIATLIGTTEETTTGIVRLQAMVKAGVLTFPSIAVNDAQTKHFFDNRYGTGQSTLDGIIRATNILLAGKTLVVVGYGWCGKGVAMRARGMGANVVVTEIDPIKAIEAVMDGMRVLPMNDAAKVGDFFVTVTGNRHVIDKEHFEVMKDGAIVCNSGHFDLELNLDALREMSAEAVKRRPFVEEYITHKGRSVIVLGEGRLINLAAAEGHPASVMDMSFANQALSAEFLVKNHGKLAAGVHILPKEVDQEIASLKLRAMGVSIDELTPEMLEYMGSWESGT